The following proteins are co-located in the Oncorhynchus clarkii lewisi isolate Uvic-CL-2024 chromosome 30, UVic_Ocla_1.0, whole genome shotgun sequence genome:
- the LOC139389586 gene encoding myosin regulatory light chain 2, atrial isoform-like, whose translation MASKKAANKRQRGAQKSCSNVFSMFEQSQIQEFKEAFGCIDQDRDGVIKKQDLRETYGQLGKLNVKDEELDEMLNEGKGPINFTVFLSLFGEKLNGTDPEDTILAAFKLFDPNGTGFVNKDEFRRLLMNQADKFTADEVDQAFSVAPIDVAGNIDYKSLCYIITHGDEKEES comes from the exons ATG GCCAGTAAGAAGGCTGCtaataagagacagagaggagcccAGAAGAGCTGCTCCAATGTCTTCTCCATGTTCGAACAGTCCCAGATACAGGAGTTTAAGGAG GCTTTCGGCTGTATTGACCAAGACAGAGATGGTGTCATCAAAAAACAGGATCTGAGGGAAACCTATGGACAGCTAG GAAAGTTGAACGTAAAGGATGAGGAGCTGGATGAGATGTTGAACGAGGGGAAGGGTCCCATCAACTTCACCGTTTTCCTCTCTTTGTTTGGGGAGAAACTCAATG GCACAGACCCTGAGGACACCATCCTCGCAGCCTTCAAGCTCTTTGACCCAAACGGCACAGGATTCGTCAACAAGGATGA gtttagACGATTATTGATGAACCAGGCTGATAAATTCACAGCAGATGAG gtggatcaggccttCTCTGTGGCTCCAATTGACGTGGCCGGCAACATCGACTACAAGTCACTGTGTTACATCATTACACACGGAGACGAGAAGGAGGAGTCCTAA